CCGGCCACGGCCAGCAGCGCGGAGAGGATCAGGGCGGGAATCGAGGGCCGTCTCATCATGCTTCCTCCTGTAGGGGCCCGGCTCATCCGAGCCCGCCCCGAAGTCGGGGGTCGGCCAGATCGCGGATCGCATCGCCGAAGAGATTGAGGCCGAAGACGGTGAGGCTGATGGCCAGCCCGGGGAAGAAGATCATCCACGGCGCCGTCTCCAGGGCCTGGGTGCCCGCCGTCAGCATGCCGCCCCACGACGGCTCGTCGGGCGGCGCCCCCAACCCCAGGAAGCTGAGCGCGGCTTCCACGACGATGGCATAGGCGATGTTGACGGTGAACAGCACGATATACGTCGAGAACGAGTTGGGCAGGACGTGGCGAAAGATCACCCGCCAGTGCGAGCACCCCGCCGCCCGCGCCGCCTCCACGTAGGGGCTCTCCTTGATGCTGAGCGCGACCGAGCGGAGCGTCCGGGCGGCGGTGGGGATCAACAACATGGCCAATGCGATGATGACGTTGGTCACCGTCTGACCGAGCGCCGCCATGAGGGACAGGGCCAGGATGATCGGGGGCAGCGCCATCAGTATGTCCACCAGCCGCTGGCTCAGGCCGTCCGCGGCTCCGCCGAAGTAGGCGGTGACGATGCCCCAGAACGCGCCCAGCGTGATCCCGAAGGTGACCGAGACCAAGCCGACGTAAAGCGACAGGCGAGCGCCCCAGACCACGCGGCTGAGGACGTCGCGGCCGATCTGGTCGGTGCCCATGGGGAACTCGGCGCTCGGTGGCAGGTAGGGCGCGAACGCCGCGTCCTTGGCGCCGTGAGGCGCCAGCCGCGGGGCGAAGACAGCCGTCAGGATCAGTACCAGCACGATGAACCCGCCCAGCGTGCCGAGAGGCTGGGCGGTGGCAAAGCGGCCCAGTTGGTGGGCCAGCGCGCGCCACGAGCGGGTCCGGCTAGCGACGGCCGCGCCCGGCACCTCGACGGCGACGCGGGGGCGGCCCGCGATCTCAGGCGTACCGAATTCTCGGATCGAGCCAGCCATAGAGGAG
This region of Candidatus Methylomirabilota bacterium genomic DNA includes:
- a CDS encoding ABC transporter permease translates to MAGSIREFGTPEIAGRPRVAVEVPGAAVASRTRSWRALAHQLGRFATAQPLGTLGGFIVLVLILTAVFAPRLAPHGAKDAAFAPYLPPSAEFPMGTDQIGRDVLSRVVWGARLSLYVGLVSVTFGITLGAFWGIVTAYFGGAADGLSQRLVDILMALPPIILALSLMAALGQTVTNVIIALAMLLIPTAARTLRSVALSIKESPYVEAARAAGCSHWRVIFRHVLPNSFSTYIVLFTVNIAYAIVVEAALSFLGLGAPPDEPSWGGMLTAGTQALETAPWMIFFPGLAISLTVFGLNLFGDAIRDLADPRLRGGLG